A genomic stretch from Halopiger aswanensis includes:
- a CDS encoding DUF1931 family protein yields the protein MADLIVKAAVKEALDDKNVASDFYDALDEEVDELLEDAARRAEANDRKTVQPRDL from the coding sequence ATGGCAGACCTTATCGTCAAAGCCGCCGTGAAGGAAGCGCTCGATGACAAGAACGTCGCCTCGGACTTCTACGACGCACTCGACGAGGAAGTCGACGAGCTGCTCGAGGACGCCGCCCGTCGCGCGGAAGCCAACGACCGGAAGACGGTCCAGCCCCGCGACCTGTAA
- a CDS encoding FecCD family ABC transporter permease codes for MPETAPEGVSSSSTDTDRFSLVDSKLLSVCLGGSLIVFVSGFVQISFGAYSMSFAEAWRALFDTTVLLDYRWLLNFLLGEGLLETLTGHQAGDLPELSTATHIVWNIRLPRVLTAIIVGVNLSISGAIFQAVTRNELASPFILGVSSGAGLMILLVLTVFSGLTTVLPLIAAVGGSIAFLLVYVIAWNHGTSPVRLVLAGVIVSTVFGSFQTAMFVFTDDIAVVQQAISWLNGSLTGVNWQHVRIALPWSAASVGLAYLSSRQLNVLLLGEQTASSLGMSVERVRFGLSGIAVLAAAASIAVAGIVSFVGLIVPHVVRNVVGSNYRKLMVGCVFVGPALMIVADVGARLALNPVQLPVGIVTGLIGGPYFLYLMRRKENLGEV; via the coding sequence GTGCCTGAGACGGCGCCGGAGGGGGTTTCCTCGTCGAGCACTGACACGGATCGGTTTTCGCTGGTGGACTCGAAGCTACTCTCGGTCTGTCTCGGCGGCTCGCTGATCGTCTTCGTAAGCGGATTCGTTCAGATCAGTTTCGGCGCGTACTCGATGTCCTTCGCCGAGGCCTGGCGGGCGCTGTTCGATACGACGGTGCTGCTCGACTACCGTTGGCTGCTCAACTTCCTGCTCGGCGAGGGGTTACTCGAGACGCTGACGGGGCATCAGGCGGGGGATCTGCCGGAGTTGTCGACGGCAACCCACATCGTCTGGAATATCCGGCTCCCGCGGGTGCTCACGGCGATCATCGTGGGGGTCAACCTCTCGATCTCCGGGGCGATCTTCCAGGCGGTCACCCGGAACGAGCTCGCGAGCCCGTTCATCCTCGGCGTCTCCTCGGGGGCCGGACTGATGATCCTGCTCGTGTTGACGGTCTTTAGCGGCTTGACGACGGTCCTGCCGCTGATCGCGGCCGTCGGCGGGTCGATCGCCTTCCTGCTCGTCTACGTCATCGCGTGGAACCACGGGACGAGTCCCGTGCGACTGGTGCTTGCCGGCGTCATCGTCAGCACCGTCTTCGGATCCTTCCAGACCGCGATGTTCGTCTTCACCGACGACATCGCCGTCGTCCAGCAGGCGATCTCGTGGCTGAACGGCTCCCTTACCGGCGTCAACTGGCAACACGTCCGGATCGCGCTCCCGTGGTCGGCCGCCTCGGTCGGCCTGGCGTATCTGAGTTCGCGTCAACTGAACGTCCTCCTGCTCGGCGAACAGACGGCCTCGTCGCTCGGCATGTCCGTCGAACGGGTCCGGTTCGGGCTGTCGGGGATCGCGGTCCTCGCGGCGGCCGCGAGCATCGCCGTCGCCGGCATCGTCAGCTTCGTCGGGCTCATCGTCCCGCACGTGGTGCGCAACGTCGTCGGCAGCAACTACCGGAAGCTGATGGTCGGCTGCGTCTTCGTCGGCCCGGCGCTGATGATCGTCGCCGACGTCGGCGCGCGGCTCGCGCTCAATCCCGTCCAGCTTCCGGTCGGGATCGTCACCGGACTGATCGGCGGCCCGTACTTCCTCTACCTGATGCGCCGGAAGGAGAACCTGGGTGAGGTCTAA
- a CDS encoding ABC transporter substrate-binding protein gives MVQRRRLLASSATLLGAGIAGCLGGDESGNGNGNGNGNGGESSTQSVDDSYEVCIEPAGCHTFEEVPETVFTIPGAAEDMAMSLGIQVDAHAYPDRKPYKFYDQLPDVEHDPDEILQYGEGESARNYDKEIFYEVDPDVVLADPRMLQFYSNWSDEDMAEIEENVAPILGSYIRFDYEGEAPYYTMYELFEKIATMFQRRAQYEAWADLHDEFIDEIESELPDGEGPTVAVFWRGIDADAGEFRPAPIHEKRNDARSFRDLGFRDAFAEAGLDPDGAVGYETLLDLDPDYIAAYNLASMTGDEWQSQVVEPLEDHSTASRLSAVQNGNVVRSAGQFMGPITHLFSTEALAKQVYPDRFGEWPGDSVDIPDDEQLFDRDRVAEIVTDDI, from the coding sequence ATGGTCCAACGACGACGACTACTCGCATCGAGCGCAACGCTCCTCGGCGCCGGTATCGCCGGCTGTCTCGGCGGAGACGAATCGGGGAATGGTAACGGCAACGGGAACGGTAACGGCGGAGAATCGTCGACGCAGTCGGTCGACGACTCTTACGAGGTGTGCATCGAACCCGCGGGTTGTCACACCTTCGAGGAGGTGCCGGAGACGGTCTTTACCATCCCCGGCGCGGCCGAGGACATGGCGATGTCGCTCGGCATTCAGGTCGACGCCCACGCCTATCCCGATCGCAAGCCCTACAAGTTCTACGACCAGTTACCGGACGTCGAGCACGATCCGGACGAGATCCTCCAGTACGGCGAGGGCGAGTCCGCCCGCAACTACGACAAGGAAATCTTCTACGAGGTCGATCCGGACGTCGTCCTCGCCGATCCCCGGATGCTCCAGTTTTACTCCAACTGGAGCGACGAGGATATGGCGGAAATCGAGGAGAACGTCGCACCGATCCTCGGTTCGTACATCCGCTTCGACTACGAGGGCGAGGCGCCCTACTACACGATGTACGAACTCTTCGAGAAGATCGCTACGATGTTCCAGCGACGGGCCCAGTACGAGGCCTGGGCCGACCTCCACGACGAGTTCATCGACGAGATCGAGTCGGAGCTTCCGGACGGCGAGGGGCCGACCGTCGCCGTCTTCTGGCGCGGCATCGACGCCGACGCCGGCGAGTTCCGACCGGCGCCGATCCACGAGAAGCGCAACGACGCCCGGAGCTTCCGCGATCTGGGCTTTCGCGACGCCTTCGCCGAGGCCGGCCTCGATCCCGACGGTGCAGTCGGCTACGAGACGCTGCTCGATCTCGACCCCGACTACATCGCCGCCTACAACCTCGCCTCGATGACCGGCGACGAGTGGCAGTCCCAGGTCGTCGAGCCGCTCGAGGATCACTCGACCGCGAGTCGACTTTCGGCCGTCCAGAACGGCAACGTGGTCCGCTCCGCCGGTCAGTTCATGGGGCCGATCACGCACCTGTTCTCGACCGAGGCGCTGGCCAAACAGGTCTACCCCGATCGCTTCGGCGAGTGGCCCGGTGACTCGGTCGATATCCCCGATGACGAACAGCTGTTCGACCGCGACCGCGTCGCCGAGATCGTCACCGACGATATCTAA
- a CDS encoding S26 family signal peptidase, whose protein sequence is MNTGDLVFVVDSDRFAGDDPIDGTGVVTLENGRESGYETFDRPGDVVVFRPDGNDSRTPVIHRAHFWVEEGENWVDTEAESTNLRGTTCDAVAACPAPHGGFVTKGDNNGLYDQVANAGAETAVVRPDWIVGKAALRIPWLGRIRLAFESLLSQLIDVAVHRMTDPLYR, encoded by the coding sequence ATGAACACCGGCGACCTCGTCTTCGTCGTCGATTCCGACCGGTTCGCCGGCGACGACCCGATCGATGGTACCGGCGTCGTCACCCTCGAGAACGGACGGGAGAGCGGCTACGAGACGTTCGATCGACCCGGCGACGTCGTCGTCTTTCGGCCCGACGGAAACGACTCCCGAACCCCGGTGATCCACCGCGCGCACTTCTGGGTTGAGGAGGGCGAGAACTGGGTCGACACCGAGGCCGAGTCGACGAACCTCCGCGGAACGACCTGCGATGCTGTCGCCGCTTGCCCAGCGCCCCATGGCGGGTTCGTCACGAAGGGCGACAACAACGGACTGTACGATCAAGTCGCGAACGCCGGTGCCGAGACGGCCGTCGTCCGGCCGGACTGGATCGTCGGCAAAGCGGCGCTCCGGATTCCGTGGCTCGGTCGGATCCGGCTCGCCTTCGAGTCGCTACTATCGCAGCTGATCGATGTCGCTGTCCATCGAATGACGGATCCACTGTATCGCTAA
- the larB gene encoding nickel pincer cofactor biosynthesis protein LarB, protein MRELLDAVADGSLSPAQAEAKLKGYVTGEAGRFDAARQQRRGIPEAILADGKTPAQVVALAETALETTDRALLTRLSEDQFEALEEAIPETVPDATFDRWSSSLLIRTPDYERPSLEATIGLVTAGTVDQPVADEAEAVCVDAGATVDRVDDIGVAALDRTLDQVDRLREADVLIVAAGREGALPTVIAGLVDTPVIGLPVSSGYGYGGDGEAALSGMLQSCTVMSAVNVDAGFVAGAQATLIARAIDAARTDGTEEKK, encoded by the coding sequence ATGCGCGAACTTCTGGATGCCGTCGCCGACGGCTCCCTCTCGCCAGCACAGGCCGAAGCCAAACTCAAGGGGTACGTCACCGGCGAAGCGGGGCGATTCGACGCCGCTCGCCAACAGCGCCGAGGCATTCCGGAAGCGATCCTCGCGGACGGGAAGACGCCGGCGCAGGTCGTCGCACTCGCCGAAACGGCCCTCGAGACGACCGACCGCGCGCTGCTGACGCGCCTCTCCGAGGACCAGTTCGAGGCGCTCGAGGAAGCGATCCCCGAGACGGTCCCCGATGCGACGTTCGACCGCTGGAGTTCGTCCCTGCTGATTCGAACGCCCGACTACGAACGGCCGTCGCTCGAGGCGACGATCGGTCTCGTGACGGCGGGCACCGTCGACCAGCCGGTCGCCGACGAGGCCGAAGCCGTCTGCGTCGACGCGGGTGCGACGGTCGATCGGGTCGACGACATCGGCGTCGCGGCGCTCGATCGCACGCTCGATCAGGTCGACCGGCTCCGAGAGGCGGACGTGCTGATCGTCGCCGCCGGCCGCGAGGGCGCCCTGCCGACCGTCATCGCCGGCCTCGTCGACACGCCGGTGATCGGCCTCCCGGTCTCGAGCGGCTACGGCTACGGCGGCGACGGCGAAGCGGCGCTTTCGGGGATGCTCCAGTCCTGTACCGTGATGTCGGCCGTCAACGTCGACGCCGGCTTCGTGGCCGGGGCACAGGCGACGCTCATCGCCCGCGCGATCGACGCGGCGCGAACCGATGGTACCGAAGAGAAAAAATAA
- a CDS encoding ABC transporter ATP-binding protein, whose protein sequence is MATSGSGASTESETTPEPGSAVRLENVRKTYQLGEPVHALDGVSLEVPRGSYTAIMGPSGSGKSTLMNLVGCLDTPTEGTVVVDGEDVAQLGDRERTRLRGNTVGFVFQTFNLMPRLNALENVALPQLFRGVDRETRRERARDLLERVGLGDRADHLPNELSGGQRQRVALARALVNDPAIVLADEPSGNLDTETEADVLDLFAEFHDAGTTMIVVTHERHVAERAERIVHLLDGTIERIEPLEGSGTVDDARSASGSDASASADANAERPADGTETDDSPETERR, encoded by the coding sequence ATGGCGACATCGGGATCGGGAGCGAGTACAGAGTCGGAGACGACGCCGGAACCGGGGAGCGCAGTCCGCCTCGAGAACGTCCGCAAGACCTACCAGTTGGGCGAGCCGGTCCACGCGCTCGACGGCGTCTCCCTCGAGGTGCCGCGGGGGTCCTACACCGCGATCATGGGGCCCAGCGGCTCCGGGAAGTCGACGCTGATGAACCTCGTCGGCTGTCTGGACACGCCGACCGAGGGGACCGTCGTGGTCGACGGCGAGGACGTCGCGCAACTGGGCGATCGCGAGCGGACTCGACTGCGAGGGAACACGGTCGGCTTCGTCTTCCAGACGTTCAACCTGATGCCGCGGCTGAACGCCCTCGAGAACGTCGCGCTACCGCAGCTGTTTCGGGGCGTCGACCGGGAAACGCGGCGCGAGCGGGCGCGAGACCTCCTCGAGCGGGTCGGGCTCGGCGACCGGGCCGATCACCTGCCGAACGAACTGTCGGGCGGCCAGCGCCAGCGGGTCGCCCTGGCGCGGGCGCTGGTCAACGATCCGGCGATCGTGCTGGCCGACGAACCCTCCGGCAACCTCGATACCGAGACGGAGGCCGACGTGCTCGACCTCTTCGCGGAGTTTCACGACGCGGGCACGACGATGATCGTCGTCACCCACGAGCGCCACGTCGCCGAGCGCGCCGAGCGGATCGTCCACCTGCTCGACGGGACGATCGAACGGATCGAACCGCTCGAGGGTAGCGGGACCGTAGACGATGCGAGGTCCGCGAGCGGTTCGGATGCGAGCGCGAGCGCGGACGCAAACGCGGAACGACCGGCAGACGGAACCGAAACCGACGACTCGCCGGAGACGGAGCGGCGCTAA
- a CDS encoding AI-2E family transporter — protein sequence MSTNTKSNGSSRSGGRRRRYVLAGVVALLGIVTGAILLEVLGTILFALTVAYVLLPLQGWLVRRGLSEWLGAAAATVIGFVGAVAVFSPIAVTLYFRVDEITRIIEGLPESVPITVFNFTYTIEAVEVQSFVVDYLSSIAATFALSLPVLAIKFALFLTLLFALLLEADSAGRAAIAPIPREYRDVVYALATRARETLYAIYVLQLATSVATLLIAYPVFWLLDYEMSLTLAIIAAILQFVPIVGPSILIGLIAVYHVTAGEIAAAVLLSVFGLVLIGWLPDIAVRPRLARRSAGLPGSLYFIGFTGGLFTLGPIGIVVGPLIIAVFVEAVDLLSEEVNSEITFSELAAADSDADSDSATEPHHDEPDPPIADD from the coding sequence GTGTCGACGAACACGAAATCGAACGGGTCGTCGCGTTCCGGCGGCCGCCGGCGTCGGTACGTCCTCGCCGGCGTCGTCGCACTTCTCGGGATCGTCACCGGCGCGATCCTCCTCGAGGTGCTCGGAACGATCCTGTTCGCGTTGACGGTCGCTTACGTCTTATTGCCGCTGCAGGGTTGGCTCGTCAGGCGCGGACTCTCGGAATGGCTCGGGGCCGCCGCCGCGACGGTGATCGGCTTCGTCGGCGCGGTCGCCGTCTTCTCGCCGATCGCGGTGACCCTGTACTTCCGGGTCGACGAGATCACCAGGATCATCGAGGGACTGCCGGAATCGGTGCCGATTACGGTGTTCAACTTCACGTACACGATCGAAGCGGTGGAGGTGCAGTCGTTCGTCGTCGACTACCTCAGCAGCATCGCCGCCACCTTCGCGCTGTCGCTGCCGGTGCTCGCGATCAAGTTCGCGCTGTTTCTCACGCTCCTGTTTGCGCTCCTGCTCGAGGCCGACTCGGCCGGCCGGGCCGCGATCGCCCCGATCCCCCGCGAGTACCGCGACGTCGTCTACGCGCTCGCGACTCGAGCCCGCGAGACGCTGTACGCGATTTACGTGTTGCAACTCGCGACGTCCGTCGCGACGTTGCTCATCGCCTACCCCGTCTTCTGGCTGCTCGACTACGAGATGTCGCTGACGCTCGCGATCATCGCCGCGATCTTGCAGTTCGTGCCGATCGTCGGTCCGAGCATCCTGATCGGACTGATCGCGGTCTACCACGTCACCGCGGGTGAGATCGCCGCAGCGGTGTTGCTCTCCGTCTTCGGCCTCGTGCTCATCGGCTGGCTTCCGGATATCGCCGTTCGGCCGCGGCTCGCCCGCCGCTCCGCCGGCCTGCCCGGGAGCCTCTACTTCATCGGCTTTACCGGCGGGCTCTTCACGCTGGGTCCGATCGGCATCGTCGTCGGGCCGCTGATCATCGCGGTCTTCGTCGAGGCGGTCGACTTGCTCTCCGAGGAGGTCAACAGCGAAATCACCTTCTCCGAACTCGCCGCGGCCGACTCCGACGCCGATAGCGACTCGGCTACCGAGCCGCACCACGACGAACCGGATCCGCCGATTGCCGACGACTGA
- a CDS encoding DUF5518 domain-containing protein — protein MASDRTLIHAVIGAVVGIVLSFIPFSTVIGGAVAGFLEGPDSRAGTIAGAVAGIIAFVPVAAVAVLLLGFLGFGMGVAAAPFEGFAIAAFTILVFALIVLLYTVGLSLLGGYLGAYLAREYPRKRRTTRRSLGMAADSPSDYAGAPSYPDSRGRSPERYPPADRSDGRASDLEEFDDRNRDRNWGREQEPDREATRDREPFDTDSRGSETDRYREDRERERERERDE, from the coding sequence ATGGCGAGCGACCGAACTCTCATCCACGCGGTTATCGGTGCCGTCGTCGGCATCGTCCTCTCGTTCATCCCGTTTTCCACCGTCATCGGCGGCGCCGTTGCCGGCTTTCTCGAGGGGCCCGATAGCCGGGCGGGCACGATCGCCGGCGCGGTCGCCGGCATCATCGCGTTCGTGCCGGTCGCCGCGGTCGCCGTCTTGCTGCTCGGCTTCCTCGGGTTCGGAATGGGGGTCGCCGCCGCGCCGTTCGAGGGGTTTGCGATCGCCGCGTTCACCATCCTCGTCTTCGCGTTGATCGTCCTCCTCTACACCGTCGGCCTCTCGCTGCTGGGCGGCTATCTCGGCGCGTACCTCGCACGGGAATACCCCCGGAAACGCCGGACGACGCGTCGATCGCTCGGGATGGCCGCTGACTCCCCATCGGATTACGCGGGAGCGCCGTCGTACCCCGACTCGAGGGGGCGATCGCCCGAGCGCTATCCGCCGGCCGATCGATCGGACGGCCGTGCTTCGGACCTCGAGGAGTTCGACGACCGAAATCGGGACCGGAACTGGGGCCGAGAACAGGAACCCGATCGAGAGGCGACTCGAGATCGAGAACCGTTCGATACCGACTCGAGGGGCTCCGAGACGGATCGATACCGCGAGGATCGTGAGCGTGAACGCGAACGCGAGCGAGACGAGTAG
- a CDS encoding ABC transporter permease, protein MRPLEHLRLAWRSIRGHKLRSALTTLGVVIGIAAVIAFVTLGASLQAGVIGDISPDDRRNLYGWAADPDTEGGPLAGAQPVFSQDDLEELEGREDIEAAYGYATIQTQAVSNGDEQIAQGDGFVASGPSYIREGRLAEGRQFEMGESEAVLNPAAAGQFEDNVSVGDELTVTFLGGQQATVEVVGITDTSEGLSPFEGFEAAPRIYVPTEPYYTEQAAGLGIGTDGGSDGGDGDENGTESGTAQGGQPRYLAIVVEAQSAAESDVDAARESALAYLESDAADASEFLGDDLAVTFQTSTELLSQLEDILELLQNFIVGIAAISLVVGSIGIANIMLVSVAERTREIGIMKAVGAQNRDVLGLFLTEAVVLGVIGAILGTALGLAAGYLGVWYIDLPLVYPYEYVALAVAVGILVGIGAGLYPAWRAARTDPIDALRYE, encoded by the coding sequence ATGCGCCCGCTCGAGCACCTGCGGCTCGCGTGGCGCTCGATCCGCGGCCACAAACTCCGGTCCGCCTTGACGACGCTGGGGGTCGTGATCGGCATCGCCGCCGTCATCGCGTTCGTCACGCTCGGAGCGAGCCTCCAGGCGGGCGTCATCGGCGACATCAGTCCCGACGACCGTCGCAATCTCTACGGGTGGGCCGCCGACCCCGATACTGAGGGCGGGCCGCTCGCCGGGGCCCAACCCGTCTTCAGCCAGGACGATCTCGAGGAACTCGAGGGTCGCGAGGATATCGAGGCGGCCTACGGCTACGCGACGATCCAGACGCAGGCGGTCTCGAACGGCGACGAGCAGATCGCACAGGGGGACGGGTTCGTCGCGTCGGGACCGTCGTACATTCGGGAGGGGCGACTCGCGGAGGGGCGCCAGTTCGAGATGGGCGAGTCGGAAGCGGTGCTCAATCCCGCCGCAGCGGGCCAGTTCGAGGACAACGTAAGCGTCGGCGACGAACTAACGGTCACGTTCCTCGGCGGCCAGCAGGCGACCGTCGAGGTGGTCGGGATCACCGACACGTCCGAAGGGTTGAGTCCGTTCGAGGGATTCGAGGCCGCGCCGCGGATCTACGTGCCGACCGAGCCCTACTACACGGAGCAGGCAGCCGGGTTGGGGATCGGGACGGACGGCGGTAGCGACGGTGGTGATGGTGACGAGAACGGGACCGAGTCCGGCACCGCCCAGGGCGGCCAACCCCGCTACCTCGCGATCGTCGTCGAGGCCCAGTCCGCCGCCGAGAGCGACGTCGACGCCGCTCGCGAAAGCGCACTCGCCTACCTCGAGAGCGACGCCGCCGACGCCAGCGAGTTCCTCGGCGACGACCTCGCGGTGACCTTCCAGACGAGCACGGAACTGCTCTCGCAACTCGAGGACATCCTCGAGCTGCTCCAGAACTTCATCGTCGGGATCGCGGCCATCTCGCTGGTCGTCGGCTCTATCGGCATCGCGAACATCATGCTGGTCTCGGTGGCCGAGCGGACCCGCGAGATCGGGATCATGAAGGCGGTCGGCGCGCAGAATCGGGACGTACTGGGACTGTTCCTCACCGAGGCGGTCGTGCTCGGGGTGATCGGCGCGATTCTGGGCACTGCACTCGGGCTCGCGGCGGGGTATCTCGGCGTGTGGTACATCGACCTCCCGCTGGTCTACCCCTACGAGTACGTCGCGCTGGCGGTCGCGGTCGGCATCCTCGTCGGCATCGGTGCGGGGTTGTATCCGGCCTGGCGGGCGGCGCGGACGGATCCGATCGACGCGCTCAGGTACGAGTGA
- the rpiA gene encoding ribose-5-phosphate isomerase RpiA: protein MKTAGGTDAAKRRAGERAAEEVEDGDVVGLGTGSTTAYAIEAIGEAVADGLEVRGIPTSFQSRQLALEVGIPLTDLDAVETVDLAIDGADQVVDDPDSPAHGALVKGGGAAHAREKLVDAAAERFVVVADPTKLADALERSVPIEVLPDARTVVADRLRDLGGDPTLRDAERKDGPVVTDNGNLVLDCEFGRIDDPDALAARLSRLPGVVEHGLFVDLADATYVGLEDGLEVRDY, encoded by the coding sequence ATGAAGACGGCAGGCGGCACCGACGCAGCGAAACGGCGCGCGGGGGAACGCGCAGCCGAAGAAGTCGAAGACGGCGACGTCGTCGGGCTCGGCACCGGCTCGACGACCGCCTACGCGATCGAGGCCATCGGCGAGGCCGTCGCCGACGGCCTCGAGGTGCGGGGAATCCCGACCTCCTTCCAATCCCGGCAACTGGCGCTCGAGGTCGGAATTCCGCTGACCGACCTCGACGCGGTCGAGACGGTCGATCTGGCGATCGACGGCGCGGATCAGGTCGTCGACGATCCGGACTCGCCGGCCCACGGCGCGCTCGTCAAGGGCGGCGGCGCCGCGCACGCACGGGAGAAACTTGTCGATGCGGCGGCCGAGCGGTTCGTCGTCGTCGCCGATCCGACGAAACTCGCCGACGCCCTCGAGCGGTCGGTCCCGATCGAGGTACTTCCGGACGCCCGCACCGTGGTCGCCGACCGACTCCGCGACCTGGGCGGCGACCCGACGCTGCGGGACGCCGAACGCAAGGACGGGCCGGTCGTTACGGACAACGGGAATCTGGTGCTCGACTGCGAGTTCGGCCGGATCGACGACCCCGACGCGCTGGCGGCGCGACTCTCGCGACTCCCCGGCGTCGTGGAACACGGCCTGTTCGTCGACCTCGCCGACGCGACCTACGTGGGACTCGAGGACGGGCTCGAGGTTCGGGACTACTGA
- a CDS encoding twin-arginine translocation signal domain-containing protein produces MTDNDPSVTRRRLLKASGATVVAGGAFASTASAQGGPFNPIVDATINCTAGTITFTLTDRDDFPGAINLFVNGVRVGGFGPEGQDPEGSTLTVDIDPEASPFNLRATAEGEPQGTGTTVRPDRLTCPDNGDGDGDGGLFGEDGLFGEDGLDAIDQDQDVTANQTIESGDANVSVDVDQSSSNVQTGEAESGDATATSWLPLDLF; encoded by the coding sequence ATGACAGACAACGACCCAAGCGTAACGCGGCGTCGACTGTTGAAAGCCAGCGGAGCGACCGTCGTTGCGGGCGGTGCGTTCGCATCGACCGCGAGCGCCCAAGGCGGTCCGTTCAATCCGATCGTGGACGCAACCATCAACTGTACTGCCGGGACGATTACGTTCACGCTCACGGATCGCGACGACTTCCCCGGGGCAATCAACCTCTTCGTGAATGGAGTTCGAGTTGGAGGATTCGGTCCAGAGGGTCAAGACCCAGAAGGTAGCACGCTGACTGTGGACATCGATCCCGAAGCCTCGCCGTTTAACCTCAGGGCAACCGCTGAGGGTGAACCCCAAGGAACGGGTACGACGGTCCGTCCGGATCGCCTTACTTGTCCCGATAACGGCGATGGAGACGGTGACGGCGGACTCTTCGGCGAAGACGGCTTATTCGGCGAAGACGGGCTCGACGCCATCGATCAGGACCAGGACGTCACCGCAAACCAGACGATTGAGAGCGGGGACGCGAACGTGTCCGTCGATGTCGACCAGTCGTCGTCGAACGTCCAGACGGGAGAAGCGGAAAGTGGGGACGCCACCGCAACGAGTTGGCTGCCGTTGGATCTCTTCTGA
- a CDS encoding ABC transporter ATP-binding protein, with product MSKPDAPLEADSDRNRSPDTDTADENSHLTGTDLEIGYPEADELVIDGESLQVPEGQVTALIGPNGSGKSTLLKGIARQVSLESGSVLLDGADIHDLEKKEFARKLGLLSQENVSPGSLTVEELVFHGRYPHRGFFESTTDEDEAAVDRAIALAGVDHLRETELDSLSGGQKQLVWIAMVLAQETDVLLLDEPTTFLDVHHQLEVMEIVEALRDYSDVTIVLVLHDIEQAARYADYLLALNDGSIYARGPPEAVITEELLADVFEIEATVEYGGETGPDITPLGPLHDESTDEVRREILRR from the coding sequence ATGAGCAAGCCAGATGCGCCCCTCGAGGCCGATTCCGACCGAAATCGTTCACCGGATACCGACACCGCCGACGAGAACTCGCACCTGACCGGCACCGACCTCGAAATCGGCTATCCGGAGGCCGACGAACTGGTCATCGACGGCGAGTCGCTCCAGGTGCCGGAGGGGCAGGTGACGGCGCTGATCGGCCCTAACGGCAGCGGCAAGAGCACGCTGCTGAAGGGGATCGCCCGGCAGGTTTCCCTCGAATCGGGGTCGGTACTGCTCGACGGGGCGGACATCCACGACCTCGAGAAGAAGGAGTTCGCCCGGAAGCTGGGATTGCTTTCCCAGGAGAACGTTTCTCCAGGCTCGCTGACCGTCGAGGAACTCGTCTTCCACGGCCGGTACCCCCACCGGGGCTTCTTCGAGTCGACGACCGACGAGGACGAGGCTGCCGTCGATCGCGCGATCGCGCTGGCCGGCGTCGACCACCTGCGGGAAACCGAACTCGACAGCCTCAGCGGCGGCCAGAAGCAACTCGTCTGGATCGCGATGGTGCTGGCCCAGGAGACCGACGTCCTGCTGCTCGACGAGCCGACCACCTTCCTCGACGTCCACCACCAACTCGAGGTCATGGAGATCGTCGAGGCGCTGCGCGATTACAGCGACGTGACGATCGTCCTCGTGCTCCACGACATCGAGCAGGCGGCCCGCTACGCCGACTACCTGCTGGCGCTGAACGACGGCTCGATCTACGCCCGCGGACCGCCCGAGGCCGTCATTACCGAGGAACTGCTCGCGGACGTCTTCGAGATCGAAGCGACGGTCGAATACGGCGGCGAGACCGGTCCCGACATCACGCCGCTGGGCCCGCTACACGACGAATCGACCGACGAGGTGCGGCGCGAGATCCTCCGTCGCTGA